Within Thermoleophilaceae bacterium, the genomic segment GCTCGTGCTCGAGCAGCAGCAGCTGGTCCGGCAACGCGCCGTCCTGCACCTGGGCGCGCAGCTCCTCCTGGAGCCGCACGCCCTGCTCGTACGGGATGAGCTCGGTGAGCTGCGTGATCTGCAGCGGCGGTCTAGCCATCCCAGCCTTCGATGTGCCTCCGCACCGCCGACAGGAACTGCGCCGCCAGCGCGCCGTCGAGCGCGCGGTGGTCCCAGGACATGCAGAGGTAGGTCATCGGCCGGATGGCGATGCTATCCCCGCCCACCACCACCGGCCGCTTGGTCACCGCCTCGAGGTCGAGGATCGCCACCTGCGGCTGGTTGATGATCGGCGTGGCGAGCAGCGCGCCGAACGCACCCGGGTTCGTGATCGTGAACGTGCCGCCGCTCACCTCGTCCGGAGTGAGCCGCTTGGACCGGGCGCGCTCCGCCAGGTCCTTGATGCGCGTGGCGAGACCCTCGTGCGACAGCTCGTGCGCGTTCTTCACCACGGGCACGATCAAGCCCTCCTCGCCGAGCGACACCGCGATGCCGAGGTTCACCTCCTCGTGCACCGTCAGCCGGTCGCCCTCCAGCGTGGCGTTCAGCGTGGGGAACTCCCGCAGCGCCGCAATCACCGCACGGGCCACAAACGGCAGGTACGACAACCGCCCACGCGCAGCCTCGATCGCGCTCATATCGGCCTCGACAACGGTCGTGCAATGCGCCGCCGTCTGGAGCGAACGCACCATGTGCTGGCCGATCTGGCGGCGCATCACTGACAGCTGCTCGCCACCGGTCGGCGCAGGCTCCTCTTCCCGATACGGCGACTCCGAGTGAAGCGCCGGCTCCGGGTGACTGGTGACTGGTGACTGGTCGCCCAGGAAGGCCAGCAGGTCCTTCTTGGTCACCCGCCCACGACGTCCAGACCCCTCGATCTGAGACAGATCGACACCATGCTCATCAGCCATCCGCCGAACGACCGGCGAGATAGGCGGCGCATGCCCGTTGCCGCCGTTTTCTGCGGACTGCGGACTGCGGACTGCGGACTCCGCCTCAGGCGGCCCCTCATCAACATGAGCCACACCCGGACGCGCCTCGGCATCTATGCGAGCCAGCAGCGTGCCGACCTCAACCGTTTCGCCCGGCTCGACGAGGATCTCCGACACGCGGCCGCTGGCCGGCGACGGAATCTCCGTCTCCACCTTGTCTGTACTGATCTCCACGATCGGCTCGTCGGACTCGATCCAGTCGCCCACACGCTTGCGCCAGGCGACGATCGTTCCCTCGGCGACGGACACGCCCATCTGGGGCATCGTCACCTCCACGCTGGTGCTAGTACGCGAGGAGCTCACGGCACGCCTCCTTCACGTCGTCCACCTGGGGAAGCACCGCGCGTTCGAGCGGCGGGCTGAACGGAATAGGCACGTCCGGCGCCGTCACGCGGACCACCGGGCCATCGAGGTCCTCGAACGCCTCCTGCGCGATCAGCGCGCACACCTCGGCGCCGACGCCGCACGAGCGCGTGGCCTCGTGCAGCACCACCACCTTGCTCGTCTTGCGCA encodes:
- a CDS encoding dihydrolipoamide acetyltransferase family protein translates to MSSSRTSTSVEVTMPQMGVSVAEGTIVAWRKRVGDWIESDEPIVEISTDKVETEIPSPASGRVSEILVEPGETVEVGTLLARIDAEARPGVAHVDEGPPEAESAVRSPQSAENGGNGHAPPISPVVRRMADEHGVDLSQIEGSGRRGRVTKKDLLAFLGDQSPVTSHPEPALHSESPYREEEPAPTGGEQLSVMRRQIGQHMVRSLQTAAHCTTVVEADMSAIEAARGRLSYLPFVARAVIAALREFPTLNATLEGDRLTVHEEVNLGIAVSLGEEGLIVPVVKNAHELSHEGLATRIKDLAERARSKRLTPDEVSGGTFTITNPGAFGALLATPIINQPQVAILDLEAVTKRPVVVGGDSIAIRPMTYLCMSWDHRALDGALAAQFLSAVRRHIEGWDG